In a single window of the Streptacidiphilus sp. P02-A3a genome:
- a CDS encoding class F sortase, whose protein sequence is MAEPRVPVRSRRRTLGLASGTLSGCLCAVAFGGAALGLAHSVPPRPRVSAEGALAAASTSAASSDALRGTSEQQTGPVHAPLARSTPMQLSVPSIDLTAPLLGLGMDSRGAPELPPFSQPRTAGWLRDSVTPGEAGTAVLLGHVDTRTGPAVMWNLSAVRPGAQVEVSRLDGSTALFTVDRLKAYPKSGFPAALVYGPTPDAELRIITCGGGFDRARQEYTGNVVLFAHLSGVR, encoded by the coding sequence GTGGCTGAGCCGAGGGTCCCGGTGCGCTCGCGCCGCCGCACCCTGGGCCTGGCGTCCGGGACGCTGTCCGGCTGCCTGTGCGCGGTGGCCTTCGGCGGGGCGGCGCTCGGCCTGGCGCACTCGGTCCCGCCGCGACCGCGGGTCTCGGCCGAGGGCGCGCTGGCCGCCGCCTCCACCTCGGCTGCCTCCTCGGACGCGCTCCGCGGCACGTCCGAGCAGCAGACCGGGCCGGTGCACGCGCCGCTCGCCCGGTCCACCCCGATGCAGCTGTCGGTTCCCTCGATCGACCTCACCGCGCCGCTGCTGGGCCTCGGCATGGACAGCAGGGGCGCCCCGGAACTGCCGCCGTTCTCGCAGCCCAGGACCGCGGGGTGGCTGCGCGACTCGGTCACCCCCGGGGAGGCCGGGACCGCCGTGCTGCTCGGCCACGTGGACACCCGCACCGGACCGGCGGTGATGTGGAACCTGTCGGCGGTGCGGCCGGGCGCCCAGGTGGAGGTGTCCCGGTTGGACGGCAGCACCGCGCTGTTCACCGTGGACCGGCTGAAGGCCTATCCCAAGTCCGGATTCCCGGCCGCCCTGGTCTACGGCCCGACCCCGGACGCCGAGCTGCGGATCATCACCTGCGGCGGCGGCTTCGACCGCGCCCGGCAGGAGTACACCGGCAACGTGGTGCTGTTCGCGCACCTCAGCGGGGTGCGCTGA
- a CDS encoding HAD family hydrolase, whose product MAERATPGPQRVLVTDFDGTLYRGDAPVHHYARRAAHRLPAGTGRALLDGLDRYLEQGASVLPEAVDGWEAVAVLALRHGLDEAALGEAFTETRAYMAGPGCALEVPVGYAELLAELRAEGVRVVLATNSPAEGLDALLRRLDVLPLVDDVVAGTGKPTGLARLLRRELGQPQDTAPDAVTGGARLLVIGDHWRNDIAPGLRIGATGAYIDRFGRADGPAHGTAPLVEDLLETVRNWADARSTADRN is encoded by the coding sequence GTGGCTGAGCGAGCGACACCAGGCCCGCAGCGGGTGCTGGTGACCGACTTCGACGGCACGCTCTACCGGGGGGACGCGCCGGTCCACCACTACGCCCGGCGGGCCGCGCACCGGCTGCCCGCCGGGACGGGACGCGCCCTGCTCGACGGGCTCGACCGCTACCTGGAACAGGGCGCGTCGGTGCTGCCGGAGGCCGTCGACGGCTGGGAGGCCGTCGCGGTGCTCGCCCTGCGCCACGGCCTGGACGAGGCCGCGCTCGGTGAGGCCTTCACCGAGACCCGCGCCTACATGGCGGGACCCGGCTGCGCCCTTGAGGTACCGGTCGGGTACGCCGAACTGCTCGCCGAACTGCGCGCCGAGGGGGTGCGGGTGGTGCTCGCCACCAACAGCCCGGCCGAGGGCCTCGACGCCCTGCTCCGGCGGCTGGACGTGCTGCCGCTGGTGGACGACGTCGTCGCCGGCACCGGGAAGCCCACCGGGCTGGCCCGGTTGCTGCGCCGCGAGCTGGGCCAGCCGCAGGACACCGCCCCGGACGCCGTCACCGGCGGCGCGCGGCTGCTCGTCATCGGCGACCACTGGCGCAACGACATCGCACCGGGGCTGCGGATCGGCGCGACCGGTGCCTACATCGACCGCTTCGGCCGAGCCGACGGACCCGCGCACGGGACCGCTCCGCTGGTCGAGGACCTGCTGGAAACCGTACGGAACTGGGCTGATGCCCGGTCGACCGCTGACAGGAATTGA
- a CDS encoding carbohydrate ABC transporter permease: MAQYSEILARAGRTSARARRVKRARESPMGWLYSAPALLVFAVFVIGPTGYTIYISTFKWNVLNTAMSKYIGFANYQALFGSTAPTFLSSVWRSLYFSGAMVIGGTALGLAVALLLQRGGKLLNAARVAVFAPYITPVVATSVAWVWIFNPQFGLANSLLRALHLPVEQWLQSSTWAMPSVIIFSLWHDLGFTVVLFLGGLSVLSTEQSEAARVDGAGAWQEFWYITWPQLRPVTTFVVVITSITSLQAFTQFYQMGSGGPDYATTTLSYLLYQEAFVFFHTGYGAALAVVLFAITVMFTLLRRRTGSEIANLG; encoded by the coding sequence ATGGCGCAGTACAGCGAAATTCTCGCGCGGGCGGGTCGGACCTCGGCCCGTGCCCGCCGGGTCAAGCGGGCCCGGGAGAGTCCCATGGGCTGGCTCTACTCGGCGCCGGCGCTGCTGGTCTTCGCGGTCTTTGTGATCGGCCCGACCGGCTACACGATCTACATCAGCACCTTCAAGTGGAACGTGCTGAACACCGCGATGTCCAAGTACATCGGCTTCGCCAACTACCAGGCGCTGTTCGGCTCCACCGCCCCGACCTTCCTGAGCAGCGTCTGGCGCTCGCTGTACTTCAGCGGCGCGATGGTGATCGGCGGGACCGCGCTCGGGCTGGCCGTCGCGCTGCTGCTGCAACGCGGCGGCAAACTGCTGAACGCCGCCCGGGTCGCGGTCTTCGCGCCCTACATCACGCCGGTGGTCGCCACCTCGGTGGCCTGGGTGTGGATCTTCAATCCCCAGTTCGGCCTCGCCAACAGCCTGCTGCGGGCACTGCACCTGCCGGTCGAGCAGTGGTTGCAGTCCTCCACCTGGGCCATGCCCTCGGTGATCATCTTCAGCCTGTGGCACGACCTCGGCTTCACCGTGGTGCTGTTCCTCGGCGGACTGTCCGTGCTCTCCACCGAGCAGAGCGAGGCCGCCCGGGTGGACGGGGCCGGAGCCTGGCAGGAGTTCTGGTACATCACCTGGCCGCAACTGCGCCCGGTCACCACCTTCGTGGTGGTGATCACCAGCATCACCTCGCTCCAGGCGTTCACCCAGTTCTACCAAATGGGCTCCGGCGGCCCCGACTACGCCACCACGACGCTCAGCTACCTGCTCTACCAGGAGGCGTTCGTCTTCTTCCACACCGGCTACGGGGCGGCGCTGGCGGTGGTCCTGTTCGCGATCACCGTCATGTTCACCCTGCTTCGCCGCCGGACCGGCAGCGAGATCGCCAACCTCGGCTGA
- a CDS encoding APC family permease, with product MDRLTGTRTGTAAEPWRAAGAEDEPPEPGADSDAEPGARPGAEPPLARSEGRDRLTALGGLAALSLDAMASVAYGPEAIVVVLAAAGAHGLGFTLPVTIAIAVLLGVLTLSYRQVIAAFPDGGGSYAVARTHLGRRTALVAAASLVIDYVLNVAVSVTAGVAALTSAFPGLYGDRVWLCLAVLALVTAINLRGIAESARAFMVPTAIFVISILTVVVVGLFRHAPVGLLAAGHPSELASNASSVGVLLLLRAFASGCSALTGVEAIANAVPSFREPRVKRAQHTEIALGGLLGLMLIGLAVLIGRFHLQPVAGVTVLAQLTDAALGHGIGFYVVQFATMVLLALAANTSFGGLPVLLRLLARDNHLPHVFALRADHQVYRHGVLALALASAALLVGSGGNVNSLVPLFAIGVFVGFTICQVGMVRHWYLNRAPGWRGKAALNGFGALLTAAATAVETLTKFTEGAWIICITLPLLVLLFARIHHSYERIGEQLELGRIPSAPVRTHSLVVVPVGGMSRLTHEAVSTAVTLGDEVVAVTVVPVGGDEEDRAAAESLRADWETWHPGVPLVELPAEHRELGRPLVRFLRELSAAHAYDRVTVLISEVEPAHWWTWPLHNQRGALIARAVRRGSDAAVCRLRLRLRP from the coding sequence ATGGACAGGCTGACGGGGACACGGACAGGGACAGCGGCCGAGCCCTGGAGAGCGGCGGGCGCGGAGGACGAGCCCCCCGAACCCGGCGCCGACTCTGATGCCGAGCCCGGCGCCAGACCCGGCGCCGAGCCGCCGCTCGCCCGGAGCGAGGGAAGGGACCGGCTGACCGCCCTCGGCGGGCTCGCCGCGCTCTCCCTCGACGCCATGGCCTCGGTGGCGTACGGGCCGGAGGCGATCGTGGTGGTCCTCGCCGCGGCCGGAGCCCACGGTCTGGGCTTCACCCTGCCGGTGACCATCGCCATCGCCGTCCTGCTCGGGGTGCTCACCCTGTCGTACCGACAGGTCATCGCCGCGTTCCCGGACGGCGGCGGATCCTACGCCGTCGCCAGGACCCACCTCGGCCGCCGTACCGCACTGGTGGCCGCCGCCTCCCTGGTCATCGACTACGTGCTCAACGTCGCGGTCTCGGTCACCGCCGGTGTGGCCGCGCTCACCTCGGCCTTCCCCGGTCTCTACGGCGACCGGGTATGGCTCTGCCTGGCGGTGCTGGCCCTGGTCACCGCCATCAACCTGCGCGGCATCGCGGAGTCCGCCCGCGCGTTCATGGTCCCCACCGCGATCTTCGTCATCTCGATCCTCACCGTGGTCGTCGTCGGACTGTTCCGGCACGCGCCCGTCGGCCTCCTGGCCGCCGGGCACCCCTCCGAACTCGCCTCCAACGCGAGCTCGGTGGGTGTCCTGCTGCTGCTCCGGGCGTTCGCCTCCGGTTGCTCGGCGCTCACCGGCGTCGAGGCGATCGCCAATGCCGTCCCCTCCTTCCGTGAACCCCGCGTCAAGCGGGCCCAGCACACCGAGATCGCCCTCGGCGGGCTGCTCGGCTTGATGCTGATCGGTCTGGCCGTGCTCATCGGCCGGTTCCACCTCCAGCCCGTCGCGGGCGTGACTGTCCTCGCGCAGCTCACCGATGCCGCCCTCGGCCACGGAATCGGCTTCTACGTCGTCCAGTTCGCCACGATGGTGCTGCTGGCGCTGGCCGCGAACACCTCCTTCGGCGGGCTGCCCGTACTGCTGCGCCTCCTGGCCCGGGACAACCACCTGCCGCATGTCTTCGCTCTCCGCGCGGACCACCAGGTCTACCGACACGGTGTACTGGCCCTGGCGCTGGCCTCCGCCGCACTGCTCGTCGGCTCGGGCGGGAACGTGAACAGCCTGGTCCCGCTGTTCGCGATCGGTGTCTTCGTCGGCTTCACCATCTGCCAGGTCGGGATGGTCCGGCACTGGTACCTGAACCGGGCGCCCGGCTGGCGGGGCAAAGCAGCTCTCAATGGATTCGGCGCCCTGCTCACCGCGGCAGCCACTGCCGTCGAGACCCTCACCAAATTCACCGAGGGCGCCTGGATCATCTGTATCACGCTGCCGCTACTGGTCCTGCTCTTCGCCCGGATACATCACTCGTACGAGCGAATCGGGGAGCAGCTTGAACTCGGCCGCATCCCCAGCGCGCCGGTCCGCACCCACTCCCTGGTCGTCGTCCCCGTCGGCGGGATGTCCCGGCTCACCCACGAGGCGGTCTCCACCGCGGTGACCCTCGGCGACGAGGTGGTCGCGGTGACCGTGGTCCCGGTCGGCGGTGACGAGGAGGACCGCGCCGCCGCCGAGTCCCTGCGGGCGGACTGGGAGACCTGGCACCCCGGCGTCCCCCTGGTCGAACTGCCCGCCGAGCACCGCGAGCTCGGCCGACCGCTGGTGCGCTTCCTGCGGGAGCTGTCCGCCGCGCACGCCTACGACCGGGTCACCGTGCTGATCTCCGAGGTCGAACCGGCGCACTGGTGGACCTGGCCGCTGCACAACCAGCGCGGCGCGCTGATCGCCCGGGCGGTCCGCCGCGGCAGCGACGCCGCGGTGTGCCGCCTGCGGTTGCGGTTGCGACCGTAG
- the ung gene encoding uracil-DNA glycosylase: MSLSPSPLDEFTLPESWQGVLAGETEKPYFRQLAEFVAGEREANQVFPPSGEVFSALRATPYGQVKVLLLGQDPYHDDNQAHGMCFSVKRGVRIPPSLRNVYKELLADLGVPAPDHGNLQAWADQGVLLLNAVLTVRAHEANSHKGKGWETFTDAVIRAVNDQPDPVVFVLWGGYAKKKLPLIDTSRHVVVQGAHPSPLSARLFLGSRPFSQVDKALADLGREPIDWRLPA; encoded by the coding sequence ATGTCACTCTCACCGTCCCCGCTCGACGAGTTCACCCTGCCCGAATCCTGGCAGGGCGTGCTCGCGGGGGAGACCGAGAAGCCCTACTTCCGGCAGTTGGCCGAGTTCGTCGCCGGTGAGCGCGAGGCGAACCAGGTCTTCCCGCCGAGCGGGGAGGTGTTCTCCGCGCTGCGGGCCACGCCGTACGGGCAGGTCAAGGTGCTGCTGCTGGGTCAGGACCCGTACCACGACGACAACCAGGCGCACGGGATGTGCTTCTCGGTGAAGCGCGGCGTGCGGATCCCCCCGTCGCTGCGCAACGTGTACAAGGAGCTCCTGGCGGACCTCGGCGTGCCCGCGCCGGACCACGGCAACCTCCAGGCCTGGGCGGACCAGGGCGTGCTGCTGCTGAACGCGGTGCTCACGGTGCGCGCGCACGAGGCCAACTCGCACAAGGGCAAGGGGTGGGAGACCTTCACCGACGCGGTGATCCGCGCGGTGAACGACCAGCCCGACCCGGTGGTGTTCGTGCTGTGGGGCGGCTACGCCAAGAAGAAGCTGCCGCTGATCGACACCAGTCGGCATGTGGTCGTCCAGGGCGCGCACCCCTCGCCGCTGTCGGCCCGGCTCTTCCTCGGCAGCCGGCCGTTCTCGCAGGTCGACAAGGCGCTGGCGGACCTCGGCCGGGAGCCCATCGACTGGCGGCTGCCCGCGTAG
- a CDS encoding carbohydrate ABC transporter permease produces MTFAAPGARTGDRSEVRGRGPLRRRASARAGQPERTGAGLPVGASRTGTAVSRTVAVLVALVFLLPFYYVVVTSLNSSSATASLSGILLPHWHWNNYARAWDAQPWARFFLNTVLVGSATTALVLITSLLAGFAFGVMRFRGRNALFLLVLSVLMVPTTVLLIPDYVIATDINWLNTYWIQIIPFGASVFGIFLVRQFFLGLPTELFDAAEMDGAGRLRMLWYIGVPMVRPALLIIGLNTFMASWNSFLWPLIMTTSPSVQPIEVGVSSFAGADGTDFTAMCAAVTFTTIPVLVLFLALQRQFITGAMAATGGVRG; encoded by the coding sequence GTGACCTTCGCGGCACCTGGCGCCCGCACGGGCGACCGGTCCGAGGTGCGCGGCCGGGGCCCCCTCCGGCGGCGCGCCTCGGCGCGGGCCGGGCAACCCGAGCGGACCGGGGCCGGGCTGCCGGTCGGCGCCTCACGGACCGGCACCGCCGTCAGCCGCACGGTCGCCGTCCTGGTCGCGCTGGTCTTCCTCCTGCCCTTCTACTACGTCGTCGTGACCTCGTTGAACTCATCGAGTGCCACCGCCTCCCTCTCCGGAATCCTGCTGCCGCACTGGCACTGGAACAACTACGCCCGGGCATGGGACGCGCAGCCCTGGGCCCGGTTCTTCCTGAACACGGTGCTGGTCGGCTCGGCCACCACCGCGCTGGTGCTGATCACCTCGCTGCTCGCCGGGTTCGCCTTCGGCGTCATGCGCTTCCGGGGCCGGAACGCGCTGTTCCTGCTGGTGCTGTCGGTGCTGATGGTCCCCACCACGGTGCTGCTGATCCCGGACTACGTGATCGCGACCGACATCAACTGGCTGAACACCTACTGGATCCAGATCATCCCGTTCGGCGCCAGCGTCTTCGGGATCTTCCTGGTCCGGCAGTTCTTCCTGGGGCTGCCCACCGAGCTGTTCGACGCCGCCGAGATGGACGGCGCGGGACGGCTGCGGATGCTCTGGTACATCGGCGTGCCGATGGTCCGGCCCGCGCTGCTGATCATCGGTCTCAACACCTTCATGGCCAGCTGGAACTCCTTCCTCTGGCCGCTGATCATGACCACCAGCCCCAGCGTCCAGCCGATCGAGGTCGGCGTCTCCAGCTTCGCCGGAGCCGACGGCACCGACTTCACCGCCATGTGCGCGGCGGTCACCTTCACCACCATCCCGGTGCTGGTGCTCTTCCTGGCCCTGCAACGGCAGTTCATCACCGGCGCGATGGCCGCCACCGGGGGCGTCCGTGGCTGA
- a CDS encoding MBL fold metallo-hydrolase, producing the protein MVAIEFWGGLGVIGGSKIMIEDGGHRVLLDIGLDIPSGRDPFRLPVRLRPGRELADRLRMNAAPRIPGLFDPEALLDLAPRGGPAARRLAELAEPAGETAVFVSHPHIDHVGLAGFLRQDVAVHAHTDAVDLLAALSATGQGLTHGDPAWRRLADGQRTRVGPMEVECVAVDHDVPGASGYLVRTSAGTLAFTGDIRFHGHRPERAWEFVDRAAGCEVLATEGTTLGWDMRDGVRDEGDVQRDFTAILEATPGLVLLSLYPRDLDRVRAFLGIAAAAGRRVVWPGPTAAFLRLLGVPDVLAADEVPGQDIHAAPAEYVVLPDPDNLPSLLDLPVGDGCPDSVFVHANGEPLGPFEPRWEPFTDWLSALGIRLRQIGCSGHASQDHLHTMLERMRPRTVFPIHTTAPSRLHPPTGTSRVVAQYATRYDFAGGAH; encoded by the coding sequence ATGGTCGCCATCGAATTCTGGGGTGGCCTCGGCGTCATCGGCGGGAGCAAGATCATGATCGAGGACGGCGGCCACCGCGTGCTGCTGGACATCGGTCTGGACATCCCCAGCGGCCGGGACCCCTTCCGGCTGCCGGTCCGACTGCGGCCCGGTCGTGAACTCGCCGACCGGCTGCGGATGAACGCCGCCCCACGCATCCCGGGCCTGTTCGACCCGGAGGCGCTGCTGGACCTGGCCCCTCGGGGCGGTCCAGCGGCCCGGCGGCTCGCCGAGCTCGCCGAACCCGCCGGTGAGACCGCGGTGTTCGTCAGCCACCCGCACATCGACCATGTGGGCCTGGCCGGTTTCCTGCGCCAGGACGTCGCGGTGCACGCCCACACCGACGCGGTGGACCTGCTGGCGGCGCTCAGCGCCACCGGGCAGGGGCTGACCCACGGTGACCCCGCCTGGCGGCGACTCGCCGACGGGCAGCGCACCCGGGTCGGGCCGATGGAGGTCGAGTGCGTCGCGGTGGACCACGACGTCCCCGGCGCCTCCGGCTACCTGGTCCGCACCTCGGCCGGGACCCTGGCCTTCACCGGGGACATCCGCTTCCACGGCCACCGCCCGGAACGCGCCTGGGAGTTCGTCGACCGTGCCGCCGGGTGCGAGGTACTGGCCACCGAGGGCACCACCCTGGGCTGGGACATGCGCGACGGCGTCCGCGACGAGGGCGACGTCCAGCGGGACTTCACCGCGATCCTGGAGGCCACCCCCGGGCTGGTGCTGCTCTCGCTGTATCCGCGTGACCTCGACCGGGTGCGGGCGTTCCTCGGCATCGCCGCCGCCGCCGGACGACGCGTCGTCTGGCCCGGCCCGACCGCCGCGTTCCTGCGGCTGCTCGGCGTCCCGGACGTACTCGCGGCCGACGAGGTGCCAGGGCAGGACATCCACGCCGCCCCGGCCGAGTACGTCGTCCTGCCCGACCCCGACAACCTGCCCTCGCTGCTGGACCTGCCGGTCGGCGACGGCTGCCCCGACAGTGTCTTCGTGCACGCCAACGGCGAGCCGCTGGGCCCCTTCGAGCCACGTTGGGAGCCCTTCACCGACTGGCTGTCGGCGCTCGGCATCCGACTGCGGCAGATCGGCTGCTCCGGCCACGCGAGCCAGGACCATCTGCACACGATGCTGGAACGGATGCGCCCACGCACCGTCTTTCCGATCCATACCACTGCTCCTTCCCGCTTGCATCCGCCCACCGGCACCAGCCGGGTGGTCGCCCAGTACGCCACCCGCTACGACTTCGCGGGCGGAGCCCACTAG
- a CDS encoding DedA family protein: MSAAASLFDSSWISIAALAAVVSDAFMPLIPDGTVVIAATLNTSQTAASPILLGVGVALASFCGDLLLLRVARRAAGWAQRRLNRKPGAATAAAQVLDLLETKKGRTILLFRFVTGGRSLLDLVAGTSEQPPRHYLRWSALSSSVWATYIVGLGYLNAHTFNTSWISFAVSCLAAAAVSAVIARMVQRQRRLARQAALAAAAAETEAAATPAVVG; encoded by the coding sequence ATGAGCGCGGCTGCGTCCCTGTTCGACTCCTCCTGGATCTCCATAGCCGCGCTGGCCGCGGTCGTCTCCGACGCCTTCATGCCGCTCATCCCGGACGGAACCGTGGTGATCGCGGCCACGCTCAACACCTCGCAGACCGCCGCCTCACCGATACTGCTCGGCGTCGGCGTCGCCCTCGCCTCCTTCTGCGGGGACCTGCTGCTGCTGCGGGTCGCTCGCCGGGCCGCGGGCTGGGCGCAGCGGCGGCTCAACCGCAAGCCGGGTGCCGCGACCGCCGCCGCGCAGGTGCTGGACCTGCTGGAGACGAAGAAGGGCCGGACGATACTGCTGTTCCGCTTCGTCACCGGCGGACGCAGTCTGCTGGACCTGGTGGCCGGCACCAGCGAGCAGCCGCCGCGCCACTACCTGCGCTGGTCGGCGCTGTCGTCCTCGGTCTGGGCGACCTACATCGTCGGCCTCGGCTATCTGAACGCCCACACCTTCAACACCAGTTGGATCAGCTTCGCGGTGTCCTGCCTGGCTGCGGCGGCGGTCAGCGCGGTGATCGCGCGGATGGTGCAGCGGCAGCGGCGCCTGGCCCGCCAGGCCGCCCTCGCCGCTGCCGCCGCCGAGACCGAGGCGGCGGCGACCCCGGCCGTCGTCGGCTGA
- a CDS encoding extracellular solute-binding protein, with product MSRTRSSVALLAAATALATLAGCSSSSSGSTSSAGAASGGKATISFMSIMDSGTQKSTLVALTNAFEKANPDITVNLEYQTSYGNLLAKETAGVSAHNAPTLGQVMESWAATFANSDAILPVSQYAGSGSPAGLAAFYTGVQNDLKLPDGKLWMWPFNKSVQVIYYNQDMLKAKGLTAPTTWDQFATDAKAVSGKGVTAISVDPGSNSSPGGGQTMFAALAAAYGTPDIAADGTPQLNSPAAIKALTFMQTLKNEGALAVGTNYPGETALGAQKGVFDLSSAAGYYYENLAVGSKFTLGTEVLPTGPSGAPTNVMSGTNVAMFAGASAAQQAAGWKYMQFLASAASQAEWSEQTGYLPVTSAALPLMSSFIAKNPYMTTAVAALEYAVPQPAYSWVEQAEGEEVVAIQAALEKGTDPTTALNTAQKAALADKQADQ from the coding sequence ATGTCCCGTACCCGCAGCAGCGTCGCCCTGCTCGCCGCCGCCACCGCACTGGCCACCCTGGCCGGCTGTTCCTCCTCCAGCAGCGGCTCCACCTCCTCCGCCGGTGCCGCGAGCGGCGGCAAGGCCACCATCAGCTTCATGTCGATCATGGACAGCGGCACCCAGAAGTCCACGCTGGTCGCGCTGACCAACGCCTTCGAGAAGGCCAACCCGGACATCACCGTCAACCTGGAGTACCAGACCAGCTACGGCAACCTGCTGGCCAAGGAGACCGCCGGGGTCTCCGCCCACAACGCGCCCACCCTCGGCCAGGTGATGGAGAGCTGGGCCGCCACCTTCGCCAACAGCGACGCGATCCTGCCGGTCAGCCAGTACGCGGGCAGCGGCAGCCCGGCCGGTCTCGCCGCCTTCTACACCGGTGTCCAGAACGACCTCAAGCTGCCCGACGGCAAGCTCTGGATGTGGCCGTTCAACAAGAGCGTCCAGGTCATCTACTACAACCAGGACATGCTGAAGGCGAAGGGCCTGACCGCGCCCACCACCTGGGACCAGTTCGCCACCGATGCCAAGGCCGTCTCCGGCAAGGGCGTCACCGCGATCAGTGTCGACCCGGGCTCCAACTCCTCGCCCGGTGGCGGCCAGACCATGTTCGCCGCGCTCGCCGCCGCCTACGGCACGCCGGACATCGCCGCCGACGGCACCCCGCAGCTCAACAGCCCGGCCGCGATCAAGGCCCTCACCTTCATGCAGACCCTCAAGAACGAGGGCGCGCTCGCCGTCGGTACCAACTACCCGGGAGAGACCGCCCTCGGTGCGCAGAAGGGCGTGTTCGACCTGAGCAGCGCGGCCGGCTACTACTACGAGAACCTGGCTGTGGGCAGCAAGTTCACCCTGGGCACCGAGGTACTGCCGACCGGTCCCTCCGGCGCTCCGACCAACGTCATGTCCGGTACCAACGTGGCGATGTTCGCCGGGGCCTCCGCCGCGCAGCAGGCGGCGGGCTGGAAGTACATGCAGTTCCTGGCCTCCGCCGCGAGCCAGGCCGAGTGGTCCGAGCAGACCGGCTACCTTCCGGTCACCTCGGCCGCGCTGCCGCTGATGAGCTCGTTCATCGCCAAGAACCCCTACATGACCACCGCTGTCGCGGCGCTTGAGTACGCGGTGCCGCAGCCCGCCTACTCCTGGGTCGAGCAGGCCGAGGGCGAGGAGGTCGTGGCGATCCAGGCGGCCCTGGAGAAGGGGACCGACCCGACGACCGCGCTGAACACCGCCCAGAAGGCGGCCCTCGCGGACAAGCAGGCCGACCAGTGA